A portion of the Lolium rigidum isolate FL_2022 chromosome 1, APGP_CSIRO_Lrig_0.1, whole genome shotgun sequence genome contains these proteins:
- the LOC124664040 gene encoding auxin-responsive protein SAUR71-like, producing MKRLLRRLSRVAAADACTATGAYQPLRSDAAAAKASSAAASSPSSSSFFGARRLGSSARVPEGHVPVCVGEEGGPVERFAVRAELLGRPPFAALLRRAAQEYGYGHPGALRIPCAVADFRCLLLGLSDADDDAPFYH from the coding sequence ATGAAGCGCCTGCTCAGACGGCTCTCCCGCGTGGCCGCGGCCGACGCATGCACCGCCACCGGCGCGTACCAGCCGCTCCGCTCCGACGCCGCGGCAGCGAaggcctcctccgccgcggctTCCTCACCGTCCTCGTCCTCCTTCTTCGGCGCGCGGCGGCTCGGCAGCAGCGCGCGCGTGCCGGAGGGGCACGTGCCGGTGTGCGTCGGCGAGGAGGGCGGGCCCGTGGAGCGCTTCGCCGTGCGCGCCGAGCTGCTGGGCCGGCCGCCGTTCGCGGCGCTGCTCCGGCGCGCCGCGCAGGAGTACGGGTACGGCCACCCGGGCGCGCTCCGCATCCCCTGCGCCGTCGCCGACTTCCgctgcctcctcctcggcctctccgacgccgacgacgacgcgccgTTCTACCACTAG